A window of Hymenobacter aerilatus contains these coding sequences:
- a CDS encoding SusC/RagA family TonB-linked outer membrane protein, with protein sequence MKKTRYPKRTGNWRPTLLGLGLTVLSATATPAAATTDQATRPSAVPCAVQVQQQPLSEVLTSIERQTGYHFLFAGQGQLLSRKISVQAPHSNLEAVLNQVSTQAGVQFEVQDKRIVLKAGRVAAPKPVSGRVLDAQGQGLPGVSIRIKDTSTGTVTDAEGRYQLSAESGQVLLFSFIGYTTQEVKVEEKSTYDVVLREDATSLNEVVVTALGIQREEKALGYAVSKLDNEALTEAKSNNWTDALSGKVAGLNLVRSGGGPAGTNRIILRGESSLAGDNDALIVVDGVVLGGSNRNTGTGSSAYLQSESPVDFGTSLNDINPEDIESVSVLKGPAATALYGARGGNGAVIITTKSGKSRKRGIGVTFNSNTSVETISRWPDFQYEYGQGDAGANYYSYNATADGPSTRSTSSAWGPKFDGQSFFQYDPATNTTATERTPWVPYKNNRKDFFETGKTFVNTVSIDGGTEKTTARLSLTNLQNTWIIPNTGYKRNTVALSVNHKITDRLQVSAKANYTNRYSDNLPSTGYNNQTIMYWNMFQVPNANVHWWKDYWLPGFENITQRSPFSSLIDNPYLIAYEMLNKSNRNTLTGNVQVNYKFGQHWNLMLRSTLDYSYEARSQQRPKDTERYKEGMYRTQNIFSQEINHDFLLQYARNVGKFELTASGGGSRLHNRYVKDELRAERLLYPGIFSFANSRDLPLTLPYRAEFAVNSFYGLATVAYNKFLYLDLTARKDWSSTLASANGVTEIPIYPSVSLSGIVSEVVKLPEVISFAKVRGSWAEVGSGTTVPYRTAYTYAVATGFPSGLSNPGSIANPGLKPRRTRSTELGLDLRFLQNRIGLDVAVYRNNTYDQILEVPVDRASGYNYSVLNAGLVRNQGLEIQANAEIITRPSGFGWKMFGTYTANRNKVVELADSVFTYQLQRGPGGRGTVEARPGGNMGAIYGRGYLRAPDGQIIYRNGLPQLTNDVMLLGSALPKWKASIGNEFRYKQVRLNVLVDGQFGAKAYSMTNAVLAEQGKTKITLPGRYNGIIGNGVIDNGDGTFRPNDVVAENVPAYYSQHYGRDNIEANLFRTDFLKLREVRIDYSLPASLLQRFKLTQATIGLYGRDLYILTKWPAYDPEFGTLNDDTVSLGYELGQFPSTRTIGLNLTVGI encoded by the coding sequence ATGAAAAAAACGAGGTACCCGAAACGAACCGGCAACTGGCGTCCTACCCTGCTGGGCCTGGGCCTAACGGTGCTGAGCGCCACAGCTACCCCTGCTGCCGCTACCACGGACCAGGCTACCCGCCCCAGCGCTGTGCCGTGCGCCGTGCAAGTGCAGCAGCAGCCCCTGAGCGAAGTGCTCACCAGCATTGAGCGGCAAACCGGCTACCACTTCTTGTTTGCAGGCCAGGGACAGTTGCTGAGTCGTAAAATCAGTGTGCAGGCGCCGCACAGCAACCTGGAAGCCGTATTGAATCAGGTATCGACGCAGGCGGGCGTGCAGTTTGAGGTGCAGGACAAGCGCATTGTGCTGAAAGCCGGACGCGTAGCTGCGCCTAAGCCTGTGAGCGGCCGTGTGCTGGATGCGCAGGGACAGGGACTGCCAGGCGTGTCCATCCGTATCAAAGACACCAGCACCGGCACCGTAACCGATGCTGAGGGCCGCTACCAGCTGAGCGCCGAGTCGGGACAGGTGCTGCTGTTCAGCTTTATTGGCTACACCACCCAGGAGGTAAAGGTAGAGGAGAAGAGCACCTATGATGTGGTGCTGCGCGAAGACGCTACCAGCCTAAACGAGGTGGTAGTGACGGCCTTAGGCATTCAGCGCGAGGAAAAAGCCCTGGGCTACGCCGTGTCGAAGCTCGACAACGAGGCCCTAACGGAGGCCAAATCCAACAACTGGACCGATGCGCTGTCGGGCAAGGTGGCGGGGCTGAACCTGGTGCGCTCGGGCGGCGGCCCGGCCGGTACCAACCGCATCATTCTGCGCGGAGAAAGCTCGCTGGCTGGCGACAACGACGCCCTGATTGTGGTGGACGGCGTGGTGCTGGGCGGCTCAAACCGCAACACTGGTACCGGCAGCTCGGCCTACCTCCAGAGCGAGTCGCCGGTAGACTTTGGCACCAGCCTCAACGATATTAACCCTGAAGACATCGAGTCGGTGTCGGTGCTGAAAGGGCCAGCGGCTACGGCGCTGTACGGCGCACGCGGCGGCAACGGAGCCGTGATTATTACCACCAAATCGGGCAAGTCGCGCAAGCGCGGCATCGGCGTCACGTTCAATTCCAACACGTCTGTTGAGACGATTTCGCGCTGGCCCGATTTCCAGTATGAGTACGGCCAAGGCGATGCCGGCGCTAACTACTACTCCTATAATGCCACCGCCGACGGACCCAGTACCCGCAGCACCAGCTCGGCCTGGGGGCCCAAGTTCGACGGGCAATCTTTCTTTCAGTACGACCCCGCCACCAATACCACCGCCACCGAGCGCACGCCCTGGGTGCCCTACAAAAACAACCGCAAGGACTTTTTCGAGACCGGCAAAACCTTCGTCAACACGGTTTCTATTGATGGTGGCACCGAGAAGACCACGGCCCGCCTCTCGCTGACCAACCTCCAGAACACCTGGATTATCCCGAACACCGGCTACAAGCGCAACACAGTGGCCTTGTCTGTGAACCACAAGATTACGGACCGCTTGCAGGTGTCGGCCAAGGCCAACTATACCAACCGCTACAGCGACAACCTGCCCAGCACCGGCTACAACAACCAGACGATTATGTACTGGAACATGTTTCAGGTGCCCAATGCCAACGTGCACTGGTGGAAGGACTACTGGCTGCCGGGCTTTGAGAACATCACCCAGCGCAGCCCTTTCAGCAGCCTCATCGACAATCCTTATCTGATTGCTTATGAGATGCTGAACAAGAGCAACCGCAACACGCTCACCGGCAATGTGCAGGTGAACTACAAGTTTGGGCAGCATTGGAACCTGATGCTGCGCTCGACCCTGGACTACTCCTACGAGGCCCGCTCGCAGCAACGCCCCAAGGACACAGAGCGCTACAAAGAGGGCATGTACCGCACGCAAAACATCTTTTCGCAGGAAATCAACCACGATTTCTTGCTGCAATATGCCCGTAACGTGGGCAAGTTTGAGCTGACGGCTTCGGGTGGCGGGAGCCGCTTGCACAACCGCTACGTGAAGGACGAGCTGCGAGCTGAGCGCCTGCTCTACCCCGGCATTTTCTCGTTTGCCAACAGCCGCGACCTACCCCTCACCCTACCCTACCGCGCCGAGTTTGCGGTGAACAGCTTCTATGGTCTGGCTACGGTAGCTTATAACAAGTTCCTGTACCTGGACCTGACTGCCCGCAAGGACTGGAGCAGCACGCTGGCCAGCGCCAACGGCGTGACGGAAATTCCGATTTACCCATCAGTGAGCCTTAGCGGCATTGTGTCGGAGGTGGTGAAGCTGCCGGAGGTGATATCCTTTGCGAAGGTGCGCGGCTCCTGGGCCGAGGTGGGTAGCGGCACCACGGTGCCCTACCGCACGGCCTACACCTACGCCGTGGCCACGGGCTTTCCATCGGGCCTCAGCAACCCCGGCTCCATTGCCAACCCTGGCCTGAAGCCGCGCCGCACCCGTAGCACCGAGCTGGGCCTGGACCTGCGCTTCCTGCAAAACCGCATTGGGCTGGATGTAGCCGTGTACCGCAACAACACCTACGACCAGATTCTGGAAGTGCCTGTGGACCGAGCTTCGGGCTACAACTACTCGGTGCTGAACGCTGGCCTGGTACGCAACCAGGGCCTTGAAATTCAAGCGAATGCCGAAATAATCACCCGACCCTCAGGCTTTGGCTGGAAGATGTTTGGCACTTACACTGCCAACCGCAACAAGGTGGTAGAGCTAGCCGACAGCGTATTTACCTACCAGCTCCAGCGCGGCCCCGGCGGGCGCGGCACCGTGGAGGCCCGCCCCGGTGGCAACATGGGCGCCATCTACGGCCGCGGCTACCTGCGCGCACCCGATGGCCAGATCATCTACCGCAACGGCCTACCCCAGCTTACCAACGACGTAATGCTGCTAGGCTCGGCCCTACCCAAGTGGAAGGCCAGCATCGGCAACGAGTTCCGCTACAAGCAAGTGCGCCTGAACGTGTTGGTGGATGGGCAGTTTGGCGCCAAAGCCTACTCCATGACCAATGCTGTACTGGCCGAGCAAGGCAAAACCAAAATCACCCTACCCGGTCGCTATAACGGCATCATCGGCAACGGCGTGATTGACAACGGCGACGGCACTTTTCGCCCCAACGACGTGGTGGCCGAGAACGTGCCGGCTTATTACTCGCAGCACTACGGCCGCGACAACATCGAGGCTAACCTGTTCCGCACCGATTTCCTGAAGCTGCGCGAAGTCCGCATTGATTACTCCCTACCCGCCAGTCTGTTGCAGCGCTTCAAGCTCACGCAAGCCACCATCGGCCTTTACGGCCGCGACCTGTACATTCTGACCAAGTGGCCCGCTTACGACCCCGAGTTTGGCACCCTGAACGACGACACGGTGAGCTTGGGCTACGAGCTGGGCCAGTTCCCCAGCACCCGCACCATTGGCTTGAATCTGACGGTGGGGATATAG
- a CDS encoding GNAT family N-acetyltransferase, with amino-acid sequence MLHLVRTTSDHPDFRALVQLLDHDLAVRDGADHAFYAQFNKIDAIRHAVVAYLHDEPVGCGAFKPYAEKQVEIKRMYVQPAHRGQGVASAVLAALETWATELGYYGCVLETGLKQPEAIRLYEKSGYQRTPNYGQYIGIENSVCMEKAL; translated from the coding sequence ATGTTGCATCTCGTCCGCACCACCTCCGACCATCCCGACTTCCGCGCCCTCGTGCAGCTCCTTGACCACGACTTAGCCGTGCGCGATGGTGCCGACCACGCCTTCTATGCGCAGTTCAATAAGATTGATGCCATCCGTCACGCTGTAGTGGCCTACCTTCACGACGAACCCGTAGGCTGCGGCGCGTTCAAGCCGTATGCAGAAAAGCAGGTGGAAATCAAGCGGATGTACGTGCAGCCCGCCCATCGGGGGCAGGGCGTGGCCTCAGCAGTGCTAGCCGCGCTGGAAACCTGGGCAACTGAACTAGGCTACTACGGCTGCGTGCTCGAAACCGGCCTTAAGCAACCCGAAGCTATCCGGCTGTACGAAAAAAGCGGCTACCAGCGCACACCCAACTACGGGCAATACATTGGGATAGAGAACAGTGTGTGTATGGAAAAGGCGCTGTAG
- a CDS encoding DUF5689 domain-containing protein, producing the protein MKRILPFALLLSAFTLGSCLKDNPDYAAGVPSPTISIADVRNLYRGTDVLLDNSNLSGARQITGLVISDASGRNVPGGPQAVVVQNRRKGQVRGLVLPMPAGAPLDYAVGDSVVVDVTGARLTSQNGGLRIEGLSPANITKVSSGHTPAVQAATIEALRTSPGTYEATLVRVTGGNITPAPTGGATYSGDKNLVDGSGNLLVLHTEAAATFASRRVPASATFQGIPIAATDAAGQPQPQLWLRTIADVIDPSGPVYAGFPESFEGVPQATKGSYNMNTAAVPDNTVTFGTGPWKLFQTILGNTAGRDRYTGAQGLRMQQNLTVPAVVEMKFDLPNGASKVTLLYGAYYTDASSSWMLEYSQDQGATWKQTGSTITDAGNWQRSITFLMNIEGPVRFRISKLGLGTSNPPAILNGRLGLDDIAIYEN; encoded by the coding sequence ATGAAACGCATCCTACCTTTCGCTCTTCTACTCAGCGCATTCACGCTAGGAAGCTGCCTCAAAGACAACCCCGACTACGCGGCTGGGGTACCTAGCCCTACCATCTCCATTGCCGACGTGCGCAACCTCTACCGGGGTACCGATGTGCTGCTTGACAACAGCAACCTCTCCGGTGCCCGGCAGATTACGGGCCTTGTGATTTCCGACGCCAGCGGCCGCAACGTACCGGGTGGCCCCCAGGCCGTAGTGGTACAAAACCGACGAAAGGGCCAGGTGCGCGGCCTGGTGTTGCCCATGCCCGCCGGCGCACCCCTCGACTATGCCGTGGGCGACTCGGTGGTGGTGGACGTGACGGGGGCGCGGCTTACCTCCCAAAATGGTGGACTGCGCATCGAGGGCCTGTCGCCGGCGAATATCACAAAGGTGAGCAGTGGCCACACGCCGGCAGTGCAGGCGGCTACCATTGAGGCATTGCGTACCAGCCCTGGTACCTACGAGGCCACACTGGTGCGCGTAACGGGCGGCAACATCACGCCCGCGCCTACCGGGGGCGCCACGTACAGCGGCGACAAAAACTTGGTGGACGGGTCCGGCAACTTGCTGGTGCTGCACACCGAGGCCGCAGCTACCTTTGCCAGCCGTCGGGTGCCGGCCAGCGCTACCTTCCAGGGCATTCCCATCGCGGCTACTGATGCTGCCGGCCAGCCTCAGCCCCAGCTGTGGCTGCGCACTATTGCTGATGTCATCGACCCCAGCGGCCCCGTGTACGCAGGCTTTCCTGAGAGCTTCGAGGGCGTGCCGCAGGCCACTAAGGGTAGCTACAACATGAACACCGCTGCTGTGCCCGACAACACCGTGACCTTTGGCACTGGCCCCTGGAAACTGTTCCAGACCATCTTGGGCAACACCGCTGGCCGCGACCGGTACACCGGCGCCCAAGGCCTGCGCATGCAGCAAAATCTAACCGTGCCGGCCGTGGTGGAAATGAAGTTTGACCTACCCAACGGCGCCAGCAAAGTGACACTGCTCTACGGCGCCTACTATACTGACGCTTCCAGCTCCTGGATGCTGGAATACTCGCAGGATCAGGGCGCTACCTGGAAACAAACCGGCTCCACCATCACCGACGCCGGCAATTGGCAGCGCTCCATCACCTTTCTCATGAATATCGAAGGCCCTGTGCGCTTCCGCATCAGTAAGCTCGGCCTGGGCACCAGCAACCCGCCCGCCATCCTCAACGGCCGCTTGGGTCTGGATGACATTGCCATTTACGAAAACTAA
- a CDS encoding FecR family protein — protein sequence MKPEESYLLITRYLARQTSAEENDQLATWVAGSPENEQTFEQLKTVWQHSQTPPTPAATAAALHRLKVRPELASQAPQPAAPLPQLRPKAIRRYRVALGVLLVVVLAGAGIFFYLPTPSAPAYHLTRTAAGQQQTLRLPDGSRVTLAPQSQLRYPTQFATGNREVYLEGEAFFEVSKNPHRPFRVHSGALVTRVLGTRFNVQARPGADQVAVSLVEGRVEVLDQQTTYQLAPGQQLLADRRTGRMYRQPFSPDRVTGWRQRQLIFQNEKLTDVADQIERLYGVKLVFADTATANVRLWATFRNEPLPQVLAALQEAGPIAYRREGYIIYLSTTPELPDH from the coding sequence TTGAAACCAGAAGAATCGTACCTGCTCATCACCCGCTACCTAGCCCGCCAAACCTCGGCCGAGGAAAACGACCAGTTGGCTACCTGGGTGGCAGGATCCCCTGAAAATGAGCAGACGTTTGAGCAGCTCAAGACCGTTTGGCAGCACAGCCAGACACCACCCACGCCCGCCGCAACGGCTGCCGCGCTGCACCGCCTGAAGGTCCGACCAGAACTAGCCAGCCAAGCGCCTCAGCCGGCAGCGCCCCTACCCCAACTGCGCCCCAAAGCAATCCGGCGCTACCGGGTAGCGCTGGGTGTGCTGCTAGTGGTAGTGCTGGCAGGCGCTGGTATCTTCTTTTACTTGCCTACCCCCTCTGCCCCAGCTTACCACCTGACCCGCACCGCGGCCGGGCAGCAGCAGACCCTGCGCCTACCCGATGGCTCCCGCGTGACGCTGGCGCCGCAAAGCCAGCTGCGCTACCCTACCCAGTTTGCAACCGGCAACCGCGAGGTGTACCTGGAGGGCGAGGCGTTTTTTGAAGTCAGCAAGAACCCGCACCGGCCGTTTCGGGTGCACAGCGGCGCCCTCGTTACACGGGTGCTGGGCACGCGCTTCAATGTGCAGGCCCGGCCGGGTGCAGACCAGGTGGCAGTGTCGCTGGTGGAGGGTAGGGTGGAAGTGCTAGACCAGCAGACCACTTACCAGCTCGCGCCGGGCCAGCAGTTGCTCGCCGACCGCCGCACGGGGCGCATGTACCGGCAGCCCTTCAGCCCCGACCGTGTGACGGGCTGGCGGCAGCGCCAACTGATTTTCCAGAATGAAAAGCTGACCGACGTGGCCGACCAGATTGAGCGCCTCTACGGCGTGAAGCTGGTGTTTGCTGACACGGCCACGGCCAACGTGCGCCTGTGGGCCACCTTTCGCAACGAGCCCCTACCCCAGGTGCTGGCGGCTTTGCAAGAGGCTGGCCCCATCGCCTATCGCCGCGAAGGCTACATCATCTACCTCAGCACTACTCCCGAACTACCTGACCACTAA
- a CDS encoding SusD/RagB family nutrient-binding outer membrane lipoprotein, producing the protein MKTIKLLTWLLLASTSAATLSACTDGFEELNVNPNQNPNVIPETLLAPALTDLVKRNMDRARRITNELMQVQVTRNEGDAIHRYVVRPAEADYMWNGWYTQLTDFRDLYRSAEAVNSPTFKAIARILEVWTVSLLTDTFGDVPYSQAIRGREGLLQPSFDKQEDIYKDLFTKLEEANELLKANTNLSADQSQLDPLYQGNAAKWRKFGNSLYLRLLLRVSNRTDAVANGMSPQDKLRDMVNTNAAAYPLISNNEESAIMRWTGTAPYQSPFATFRTADFSSFSSLSQFFVNNLNEWNDPRRAKWMTLYQGVYEGIPSGYDPITQGQPVGSTYPAALMTEPLLGNILNYGEVQLLLAEATARGWVSGNAQTYYEAGTTAGITLWGYTVPTGYFDNSDVKWEPTSTLDRQLEQIHLQKYYALFFTDFQQWFEYRRTGHPVLPRGAGVRNDGKMPARINYPVYVQSLNQQSYQAAIADQGPDDVNTKVWWQN; encoded by the coding sequence ATGAAAACCATCAAACTACTCACTTGGCTGCTGCTCGCCTCCACCAGCGCGGCTACTCTTTCGGCCTGCACCGACGGCTTTGAGGAGCTGAACGTGAACCCGAACCAGAACCCCAATGTGATACCGGAAACGCTGCTGGCCCCGGCTCTCACGGACCTGGTGAAGCGCAACATGGACCGCGCCCGGCGCATCACCAACGAGCTGATGCAGGTGCAGGTGACGCGCAACGAGGGCGACGCCATTCACCGCTACGTGGTGCGCCCCGCCGAGGCCGACTACATGTGGAACGGCTGGTACACCCAGCTCACCGACTTCCGCGACCTGTACCGCAGCGCCGAGGCCGTGAACAGCCCTACCTTCAAAGCCATTGCCCGCATCCTAGAGGTCTGGACGGTGTCGCTCTTGACGGATACGTTTGGCGACGTGCCGTATTCCCAAGCCATCCGGGGGCGTGAAGGGCTGTTGCAGCCGTCGTTTGACAAACAGGAGGATATTTACAAAGATCTGTTTACCAAGCTGGAAGAAGCCAACGAGCTACTGAAAGCCAATACCAACCTCTCGGCCGACCAAAGCCAGCTCGACCCGCTGTACCAGGGCAATGCCGCCAAATGGCGCAAGTTTGGCAACTCGCTCTACCTGCGCCTGCTGCTGCGCGTGTCCAACCGCACCGATGCTGTTGCCAACGGCATGAGCCCCCAGGACAAGCTGCGCGATATGGTGAACACCAACGCCGCGGCCTACCCCCTCATCAGCAACAACGAGGAATCGGCTATTATGCGCTGGACGGGCACGGCGCCCTACCAGTCGCCGTTTGCAACCTTCCGCACGGCCGATTTCTCCTCGTTCAGTTCCCTGAGCCAGTTCTTTGTGAACAACCTGAACGAGTGGAACGACCCACGCCGCGCCAAGTGGATGACGCTATACCAAGGTGTGTACGAAGGAATTCCGAGCGGCTATGACCCCATCACGCAGGGCCAGCCGGTGGGCTCTACCTACCCCGCGGCCCTCATGACCGAGCCCTTGCTAGGCAACATTCTCAACTACGGCGAGGTGCAGCTGCTGCTGGCCGAAGCCACCGCGCGCGGCTGGGTGTCGGGCAATGCCCAAACCTACTACGAGGCCGGCACCACGGCCGGCATCACGCTTTGGGGCTACACCGTGCCCACGGGCTACTTCGATAACTCCGACGTGAAGTGGGAGCCCACCAGTACCCTAGACCGCCAGCTGGAGCAGATTCATTTGCAAAAGTACTACGCCCTGTTTTTCACTGACTTTCAGCAGTGGTTTGAGTATCGCCGCACGGGCCACCCGGTGCTACCCCGCGGCGCGGGTGTGCGCAACGACGGTAAAATGCCCGCCCGCATCAATTACCCCGTGTACGTGCAAAGCCTGAATCAGCAAAGCTACCAGGCCGCCATAGCCGACCAGGGTCCGGATGATGTGAATACCAAGGTGTGGTGGCAGAATTGA
- a CDS encoding calcineurin-like phosphoesterase C-terminal domain-containing protein: protein MFRRKFLQSLGLLSAGVSLPLAPAAVAELADPKAASHKLDLAPLTIKGRVHAGGKGLADVPVTDGYNIVLTDKSGRYTLTSNSTAEFVYLTLPRGYAIPHEKGVARFYQPIKPGQRNMTADFALQPLPGDDRKHTFMVWADPQMIDKKDTHELITVSAPDLKQLAAQYNSPNTFAIGCGDLVWDHFELFEDYKQAVDITGIPFFQVIGNHDMNIKARSDDGSAETFKSLFGPTYYSFNRGEVHYVVLDDVFFIGPPKKYIGYLTETQLQWLEQDLSHVKPGSTVVVALHIPVDSGDKRRNQLKDESLGGVVTNRHELYRILKPYTAHIMSGHTHVCEKIFHENTIEHTHGAVCGAWWTGPICTDGTPSGYGVYEVDGPNIKWYYKSFGKDRQHQFRAYPKGANPDRPEDIVVNVWNWDPEWQVVWFENGQRQGPMHQQTSLDPLAVQLQAGPKLPAKHKWVDPTLADHMFYARPSKDAKEIRVEVTDRFGQKYTETVAV, encoded by the coding sequence ATGTTTCGCAGAAAATTTCTTCAAAGCCTGGGCCTGCTGAGTGCGGGCGTGAGCCTGCCACTGGCCCCGGCCGCCGTAGCCGAGCTGGCCGACCCGAAAGCCGCTTCGCATAAGCTTGATCTTGCTCCGCTTACTATCAAAGGCCGCGTGCACGCTGGGGGTAAGGGTTTGGCCGACGTACCCGTCACGGATGGCTACAACATTGTACTAACCGACAAAAGCGGCCGCTACACGCTGACCAGCAACTCCACGGCCGAGTTTGTGTACCTCACCCTACCCCGCGGCTATGCTATTCCGCATGAGAAGGGCGTGGCGCGGTTCTACCAGCCCATCAAACCCGGTCAGCGGAACATGACAGCTGACTTTGCCCTGCAACCGCTGCCCGGCGACGACCGGAAACACACCTTTATGGTGTGGGCCGATCCGCAGATGATCGACAAAAAGGACACCCACGAGCTAATCACCGTATCGGCGCCCGACCTGAAGCAACTGGCCGCACAGTACAACAGCCCCAACACCTTCGCTATCGGGTGCGGCGACTTGGTGTGGGACCATTTTGAGCTGTTTGAGGACTACAAGCAGGCCGTGGACATCACTGGTATTCCGTTTTTCCAGGTAATTGGCAACCACGATATGAACATCAAGGCCCGCTCCGACGATGGGTCGGCCGAGACGTTTAAGAGTCTGTTTGGGCCTACTTACTACTCCTTCAACCGCGGCGAGGTGCACTACGTGGTGCTCGACGACGTGTTCTTCATCGGGCCACCCAAAAAGTACATCGGCTACCTCACGGAGACGCAGTTGCAGTGGCTGGAGCAGGATTTGAGCCACGTGAAGCCGGGCAGCACCGTGGTAGTGGCCTTGCACATTCCGGTAGACAGCGGCGACAAGCGGCGCAACCAGCTTAAGGATGAGTCGTTGGGTGGGGTGGTGACCAACCGCCACGAGTTGTACCGCATCCTGAAGCCCTACACGGCCCATATTATGTCGGGCCACACGCACGTGTGCGAGAAGATCTTCCACGAAAACACCATCGAGCACACCCACGGCGCAGTGTGCGGCGCCTGGTGGACCGGCCCTATCTGCACCGATGGCACGCCCAGCGGCTACGGCGTGTACGAGGTAGACGGCCCCAACATCAAGTGGTATTACAAGTCTTTTGGCAAAGACCGCCAGCACCAGTTCCGCGCCTACCCTAAGGGCGCCAACCCCGACCGCCCCGAGGACATTGTGGTGAACGTGTGGAACTGGGACCCCGAGTGGCAGGTAGTGTGGTTTGAAAACGGTCAGCGCCAGGGGCCCATGCACCAGCAAACCAGCCTCGACCCACTAGCCGTGCAGCTGCAAGCCGGTCCCAAACTCCCCGCCAAGCACAAGTGGGTAGACCCTACCTTGGCCGACCACATGTTCTACGCCCGCCCTTCCAAAGACGCCAAGGAAATCAGGGTAGAGGTGACGGACCGTTTCGGGCAGAAATACACCGAAACGGTGGCGGTGTAA
- a CDS encoding RNA polymerase sigma-70 factor → MTYATSSSDQQLLTALALGNEAAFDALFARHYAGLLRYATSLLPYPTDAAEDVTADVFCTLWTSRTQLAVQGSVAAYLYTAVRHRCFDRLRQQRRAAQEIDVTDELPPHQPEAAHLRPDEQLAYQELHQHLHRLIEQLPARTYQVFQLHRDAGLTYEEIASLLDISLNSVKTHMFRALRFLKEALHVSGVR, encoded by the coding sequence ATGACCTACGCAACCAGCTCTTCCGATCAGCAGCTCCTAACAGCGCTGGCCCTCGGCAACGAGGCCGCCTTCGACGCGCTGTTTGCCCGCCACTACGCCGGCTTGCTGCGCTACGCCACCAGCCTGCTCCCCTACCCCACCGATGCGGCTGAGGACGTGACAGCCGACGTATTTTGCACGCTCTGGACCAGTCGTACCCAGCTTGCGGTGCAGGGTTCGGTGGCCGCCTACCTCTACACGGCCGTGCGCCACCGCTGTTTCGACAGGCTCCGCCAGCAGCGCCGTGCCGCTCAGGAAATCGACGTAACCGACGAGCTGCCACCACACCAGCCCGAGGCTGCCCACCTGCGCCCCGACGAGCAGCTGGCCTACCAGGAGCTCCACCAACACCTGCACCGGCTCATTGAGCAGTTGCCGGCCCGTACCTACCAGGTATTCCAGCTCCATCGCGACGCGGGCCTCACCTACGAGGAAATTGCCAGCCTGCTGGATATCTCCCTGAACTCCGTGAAAACCCACATGTTCCGGGCCCTGCGCTTTCTGAAGGAGGCGCTTCACGTATCGGGTGTGCGGTAG